Below is a window of Flavobacterium sp. CFS9 DNA.
AAGGCGCACAGGAATTAATATCAAGTTTCAATTTTAAAACAATTATCATGGCACACAATATCAATTACAACAGCAGCACAGGAAATTATTCATTTTTCAGCGTAAAGCAGAAAGCATGGCACAATCTCGGAAAAACGGTGCAGGACTATCCGACAAGCGCAGAAGCCATCAGGCACGCCCAATTGGATTACGAGGTCGCCAAAACGCCTTTATACACCAAAGCCTTGGCAAAGGAGGAAATGCAGGACGGTACTGTGACGGCAGGCGCAGAACTGCACGTTCCCGATTATTTCTCGACCATCCGCACCGACAGCAATACGGTTTTAGGCGTAGTGGGGAAAGACTACCATATCGTGCAGAACCGTGAGGCGTTCAGCTTTTTTGACGCCATAGTCGGGGGCGGCGAAGGCATCCTGTATGAAACCGCAGGGGCGTTAGGGAACGGGGAACGTATCTTCATTACAGCCAAGCTTCCCGACTACATCAGGGTCGGCAGCGGGGATGATGTGACTGAAAAATATATTTTCCTGACCACTTCCCACGATGGAAGCGGAAGCATTACAGCAGCCTTCACTCCCATCCGAATCGTATGCCAAAACACCCTTAACGCCTCACTCCGCAACATGAGCAACGTGGTGCGCATCCGACACACTTCGGGAGCAAAACAGCGCCTTGATGATGCGCACAAGGTCATGGGACTGGCAGACACGCTGAGCAGTCAGCTGCAGGACATCTTCAACCATTGGGCTAAAGTAAAAGTTACGGATACAGAGGTCAAGAAATTGATTCAGTTGGCATTATGCCCGAACAGGGAAACTCTGGAAATGCTTAAAACTGGCGCAGATGATGCCGTGTCCGCCATTTTCAGAAACACCGTGGAAGATGCTTTTGCCTATGCCATGGCAAGCGACACCCAACAGATGGAAACCACAAAAGGCACGCTCTACGGCGCTTACAATGCCGTGACGGGATATTATCAGAACGTGCGCACCTACAAGGACGATGAAGCCAAACTGCAGTCCATCGTGTTGGGAGGAACGGCACAGCTGAAATCGCAGAAAGCCTTCGAACTCTGCACCTCTTTTGCCGTGGACGGCAGCAGGGCGCTGATGCTGAATTAATAAAGCACGGGCGGCTGACCGCAAGGCGGCCGCCTTACAGCTTCTTAGTACATGAAGTCGACAAAATACGGACATTAAAAATCTACAGCCATGAACAGCAATTTTTTCAATCATATAAGACAGATGGACATTGCAGGGGATCTGCACCTGACCATCGCAAAATCGACTGACGGCATCCTTGTCGTATCGGTCATGCTCCAAAACGAAGCCTGCGGCGACAATGCTAAAAACATCATCCCCCCGCTCAA
It encodes the following:
- a CDS encoding DUF932 domain-containing protein is translated as MAHNINYNSSTGNYSFFSVKQKAWHNLGKTVQDYPTSAEAIRHAQLDYEVAKTPLYTKALAKEEMQDGTVTAGAELHVPDYFSTIRTDSNTVLGVVGKDYHIVQNREAFSFFDAIVGGGEGILYETAGALGNGERIFITAKLPDYIRVGSGDDVTEKYIFLTTSHDGSGSITAAFTPIRIVCQNTLNASLRNMSNVVRIRHTSGAKQRLDDAHKVMGLADTLSSQLQDIFNHWAKVKVTDTEVKKLIQLALCPNRETLEMLKTGADDAVSAIFRNTVEDAFAYAMASDTQQMETTKGTLYGAYNAVTGYYQNVRTYKDDEAKLQSIVLGGTAQLKSQKAFELCTSFAVDGSRALMLN